A single window of Nicotiana tomentosiformis chromosome 1, ASM39032v3, whole genome shotgun sequence DNA harbors:
- the LOC138891754 gene encoding uncharacterized protein codes for MLTIEYELFRMKEVESIQDMHTRFTSIISELHSLGEIIPRNKLVRKIRSMLPSSWESKVNIITEAKDLQTLTIDELVENLKTYEMKKKKDHKRRKPKRRKNMVLKTDSNESSGEDVDMAYLTKRFQKMCGKLGDFIKDCPLLKKDQYKHNIENPIKRNLFPNKRFKRKEAANNVVKQALAAWGDSSSESREDYAQGDTSKMAVESERADYNSIFALMANSDDDEDNDEDEVNFLDVQRNLKSYSQKNLISLSNVLIDAYHSLINDRNALTTKLGEIEHERDDLVVVVVDLRETIESLKRGKYTLIERIENVEPERDDLLVVVVDLKETIKELRKKNRSINTQKGKEVASEKNLKLENELRSVKSNLCAELEKNKQLQEELGRVKSDLEKSLKSTWSSDAITALYTNNGGNRQGIGFQREKTPYNPHSKYVIVPGNWLCTHCGNTGHFKENCKAIIWSQWKNKVFTENVTAAREPGPSHKKRTMPAWTKRSLIHHFPHYKGPKLVLICVKGNKVGFLSKICIVINLVTGKVVLVGKKYKNIYVIESLQSGDLSCLRAVDANAELWDRRLGYASFSLLNKLVQKDLVRGLPKSSFKEHKVCNACVKGKHVRSSSKPKKEVSTSRPLDLSYMDLCESIRVPSRGRKRYIFVIVNDYFSLCQEYPGKDENNCGLHQIISWDRERLQTSSPKLLTHLRTFGCKCYILNNGKVQLGKFDAKSDEEIFMGYSSQKGTLISQQKYIKEVLKRIDMEASKIIYTHIATATHLDMDEPGSHIDTHDDYRANKLLMHYTLVKGRGLHLQNLSGNLVPLTQKIQNSFFHSSNQTLSSSNMSDNQETQNTPSIVPTVSSSIEAPMIEPTLPTPTSQNPNPESQPPSASSPTQSSTGSHRSRKTLTPKKLWM; via the exons ATGCTCACTATTGAATATGAGCTCTTCAGAATGAAGGAAGTTGAATCCATTCAAGATATGCATACTCGATTCACTTCCATCATAAGTGAGTTGCACTCTCTTGGTGAGATCATTCCCAGAAACAAGCTTGTGAGAAAGATTCGCAGCATGCTGCCCAGCTCTTGGGAAAGTAAGGTAAATATTATCACTGAGGCGAAGGATTTGCAGACACTGACCATAGACGAGctggttgaaaatttgaagacttacgaaatgaagaagaaaaaggatcATAAGAGAAGAAAGCCCAAAAGGAGGAAGAACATGGTCCTCAAGACAGACAGCAATgaatcaagtggtgaggatgttgatatggcttacttgacaaaGAGATTTCAGAAGATG TGCGGGAAGCTAGGGGACTTCATCAAGGATTGCCCTCTCCTCAAGAAAGACCAGTACAAGCACAACATAGAAAACCCTATCAAGAGGAACTTGTTTCCTAACAAAAGATTTAAAAGAAAAGAAGCTGCTAATaatgttgtgaaacaagctcttgctgcatggggagactctTCTAGTGAATCTCGAGAAGATTATGCACAAGGTGACACCTCCAAGATGGCAGTAGAAAGTGAAAGAGCTGATTATAATTCCATTTTTGCCCTGATGGCAAATTCTGACGATGATGAAGACAATGATGaagatgaggtaaactttctcgACGTACAAAGAAATTTGAAGTCTTACTCTCAGAAAAATCTTATATCTTTGTCTAAtgttttaattgatgcttatcacagtctCATTAATGATAGAAATGCGCTAACCACAAAACTAGGAGAAATAGAACACGAGAGAGATGATCTAGTGGTGGTTGTGGTTGATCTAAGAGAGACCATTGAGAGTTTAAAAAGGGGAAAATATACCTTGATTGAGAGAATTGAAAATGTAGAGCCCgagagagatgacctattagtAGTAGTTGTAGACCTAAAGGAAACAATTAAAGAACTAAGAAAGAAAAATAGGTCTATAAACACTCAgaagggaaaggaagttgcaagtgagaAAAaccttaagcttgaaaatgagttAAGATCAGTGAAATCTAATTTGTGTGCCGAGCTTGAGAAAAACAAACAACTTCAGGAAGAACTAGGAAGAGTGAAGagtgatcttgaaaaatcactTAAGTCAACATGGTCCTCTGATGCTATCACTGCCTTGTACACAAACAATGGGGGAAACAGGCAGGGAATCGGGTTCCAAAGGGAAAAGACTCCCtacaaccctcatagcaagtacgTTATTGTACCTGGCAattggctttgcactcactgtggcaaCACTGGGCACTTTAAAGAAAATTGTAAGGCCATAATTTGGTCTCAATGGAAAAACAAAGTTTTTACTGAAAACGTAACTGCTGCTAGGGAACCTGGTCCTTCACATAAAAAACGTACGATGCCTGCATGGACCAAAAGATCCCTCATTCACCAttttcctcattacaagggacccaaactagttttg ATATGTGTCAAGGGAAATAAAGTGGGATTTTTGTCCAAGATATGCATAGTCATAAATCTTGTGACTGGTAAGGTGGTGCTTGTGGGCAAAAAATACAAGAATATTTATGTGATTGAGTCTCTGCAAAGTGGTGATCTAAGTTGTTTGAGAGCAGTTGATGCCAATGCTGAACTATGGGATAGAAGGCTGGGATATGCAAGCTTTTCATTACTAAATAAACTGGTCCaaaaggacctggttcgtggtctACCCAAGTCGAGCTTCAAGGAACATAAAGTGTGCAATGCTTGTGTAAAAGGAAAACATGTTAGATCTTCATCCAAGCCCAAAAAGGAAGTCagcacctcaaggccacttgatcttTCTTATATGGATCTATGTGAATCAATAAGGGTGCCAAGCAGAGGACGAAAAAGATATATCTTTGTGATTGTGAATGACTACTTCAG TCTTTGTCAAGAATATCCAGGTAAAGATGAGAACAATTGTGGCTTGCATCAGATCATATCATGGGACAGAG AGAGATTACAAACATCTTCACCAAAGCTGCTGACTCATTTGAGGACATTTGGCTGTAAATGTTATATTCTCAACAATGGCAAGGTTCAGCTTGGAAAATTTGATGCTAAAAGTGATGAAGAAATCTTCATGGGTTACTCGTCTCAAAAGGGGACAttgataagtcagcagaagtacatcAAGGAGGTGCTGAAGAGAATTGACATGGAAGCATCAAAAATCATTTACACTCACATTGCCACTGCCACTCATCTAgatatggatgaacctggttcccaT ATAGACACGCATGACGATTACAGAGCAAACAAGTTGCTAATGCATTACACATTGGTCAAAGGACGAGGCTTACATTTGCAAAATCtatcagggaacctggttcccttgacacag AAAATCCAAAATTCCTTTTTTCATTCTTCTAACCAAACACTCTCCTCTTCCAACATGTCTGATAATCAAGAAACCCAGAATACTCCAAGCATCGTCCCCACTGTGTCTTCATCTATTGAAGCACCAATGATAGAGCCCACACTTCCCACTCCGACTAGTCAAAACCCTAACCCAGAGTCACAACCACCCTCTGCTTCCTCTCCAACCCAGTCGAGTACAGGTTCTCATCGGAGTCGCAAAACTTTGACTCCCAAGAAATTATGGATGTGA
- the LOC138891753 gene encoding uncharacterized protein yields MRGRGDFSVVSCEEEKKGGRPFRVEDNLDFLVCLGLQDVGYYGSQFTWSNNRDPPNTIWESTDSDFVKYFKFLNIWVEHEEYLGKIQQAWSEEVFGNPLYIFHQKLKKVCSTLGAWSRQAFGDIYEEPKRLESLIRSLDEAMIFDPFSECRMNLSKARAEFTRFLKLQESILRQKYRRNKLNIQRIKEDNENLMEDLTVLDTVKRTVTEEDNAFLTEIPTMEEVKNSVFVLDADSAPRPDGLTGRFYQSPWFIIAETVFNTIVVFFYGAQLPRFFTHTCLVMLPKVESPQTFSDIRPISLCNVSNKIIAKLLNSRLSTMLPRIISHNQSGFVKGRAITENICWLKRL; encoded by the exons ATGAGGGGGAGGGGTGACTTTAGTGTCGTTTCATGTGAGGAGGAGAAGAAAGGAGGAAGACCTTTTAGAGTTGAAGACAACTTGGATTTTTTGGTTTGTTTAGGACTTCAGGATGTAGGATATTATGGCTCTCAGTTCACCTGGAGTAACAACAGAGATCCACCTAATACTATTTGGGAGAG CACTGACTCAGATTTTGTAAAGTATTTCAAATTTCTCAATATATGGGTAGAACATGAGGAGTACTTGGGAAAAATTCAACAAGCCTGGTCAGAAGAAGTTTTTGGCAATCCTTTGTACATTTTTCATCAGAAGCTTAAGAAAGTGTGCTCTACTCTTGGTGCTTGGTCCAGGCAAGCTTTTGGTGATATATATGAAGAACCAAAGAGGCTTGAATCTCTCATAAGAAGTTTGGATGAAGCAATGATCTTTGATCCATTTTCTGAATGCAGAATGAACTTATCTAAAGCAAGAGCGGAATTTACCAGATTTTTGAAGCTGCAGGAATCAATTTTGAGGCAGAAG TATAGAAGGAATAAACTAAACATCCAAAGGATCAAAGAAGATAATGAAAACCTTATGGAAG ATCTTACTGTGCTGGATACGGTGAAGAGAACTGTTACTGAAGAGGATAATGCTTTCCTCACTGAAATACCAACCATGGAGGAGGTTAAAAATAGTGTCTTCGTGTTAGATGCTGATAGTGCACCTAGACCTGATGGTCTTACTGGCAGGTTCTACCAAAGTCCCTGGTTTATTATTGCTGAAACTGTGTTTAATACTATAGTGGTCTTTTTTTATGGAGCTCAGTTACCAAGATTTTTCACTCACACGTGTCTAGTAATGCTTCCAAAGGTGGAATCCCCTCAAACCTTCTCAGATATTAGGCCTATTAGTTTGTGCAATGTGTCTAACAAGATTATTGCTAAGCTCTTAAATTCTAGATTGAGTACCATGTTACCTAGAATCATTTCACATAATCAGAGTGGATTTGTTAAAGGTAGAGCCATAACTGAGAATATTTGTTGGCTCAAGAGATTGTGA